tgaaTTGTGTTGACTGCCTAACTGACAGTTGTACAGATGAACCTCGTCTCTGACAGCATCTGAAATAGAATGGAGGGGAAAGAGACATTTTACCTTAAAAAGTAGATCACTGAAACCTGTTACCCAGTTTCACTGGGTTCTTAGACCTGCCCAGTGGGGACTTGATTCAGCAAACCTGCTTCTAAGTCTTTTAACTGTAAAATTAGCCCTAAGGAAAGTAACTATACAAATGTATGAGTTTACATACATCACAGCATTTACAAACAGTTTTAatagaaaaatcagaaataatcTGAGTAAATGGTGATATATAAAGACTAAAAATATGTTACTATTTTTTGTTAAGTGAAGTCCATATGTATTGTCGCATTGAAAATGCCCATGGATTCATATATTCATGTATAGGCAAAAAGgaaagcttttttaaaataaaattttagaccTTTTGGTGTGTTACTATATATGTACCTATTTGTCATTGTCTAAAGCATGATTTGGGAAGACACATTCCAGTTTAGTAGCTGTAATTGCTTGTGGAGAATAAGGTCAGATAATTTTGCCAGTAGGGTATTCACTTTTTGCCTTAGGTAGTTTTGAACTAAAGTTTTCATAACAGGATTGCATTATAGATGGCACATTTGTCATGTTTGTGACAGGACCACAGCCCAGTCTGTGCTTTCTCTCTCGTGCTGCTCATTTGATAATTACTAGCCTATGTGCTTcccttttctctgtctccatATCCATAAAGTTCACCTAGAAATAACTTACTGGATAAACTACTGGGATTTTGAAAAAACACTagcaaggagggaggagagaaaaagtAGAATTTGCTCACATCATTCACTGTATTCAACTGTAAATTACAGTATAAGAAGTTACCTGTGCATAGTTTAAGGCTGTGTCTACCagaccatttttattttaaaaaaaaagtctgtgtcatgtttcatggtttttttttaacagattaGATGATTGCCTTTCAGGTTTCTCAGGACCATGAGACAATGGCCCAAGTTCTATTCAGCAGGAATTTGAGATTGAATGTAGCTTTGACTTTCTGGAGAAAGAGAAGTGTTAGTGAACTTGTAGCTTATTTAGTGAGGTGAGTatgatgtttttgtttctgtttaacaTGGGTAATTTTTTAATGAGATATGAAAAGTGTCTTTTGAGGAAGTTTTTATTGGTTAAGATGTAAACATTGTATTTAGTGTCCATAGAGACTCTATAGTTTAAATCACATCCATCACCAGTTTAAGTGTAATGAGGGTACAGAAAACTTGCAGATTAAACAAGCTGTTGCTTTTTCTGGTTACAATTCTATTCTTATCTGTAAAACTAAAAATGGGAAACCTGCCATTTGAAAAAAATCCTCTCTGGGAATCTTAAGCATCACCCTCCTCATCGTATTTAAGCCTCTGAAGTACTACCTTACTGAGTGATGCCTACTCCATGCCTCACTGAGTACCTTCTTGAAAAAGATGTGCTTCATCCCCCATGTCGTTTTCTATGCCTCCTACACCCACTCAGGCACTGGAAAGCAagccctgtctctgtttccccttTGTGTCCTCAGTACTTGCCTCATGATAAATGCTGAAGTTATTTGTTGAATATCAAATGCCTCGAGAGGAGGATGGAGATTATAATGTGAATGACTAAGGACACTAAGCAATGGTATCTGTCTTGTACTCACAGGATAGAAGACCTTGGAGTTGTGGTAGATTGCCTTCCTGTTCTAACCAATAGGTAAATGCagtaattttttttccagaaaaaaaaaaaagctttaaagaaaaacaaattttaatcAGTTCGTATTTTATAACTTTTAGTTTACAGGAAGAAAAGCAATGTATCTCTCTTGGCTGCTGTGTAGACTTATTTCCTCTAGTAAAGTCTTTACTTCAAAGCAGATTTGAAGAGTAAGTGCTAATTTAAATCTcagcttcctttttctctttcaacattcttgatttttctgttttgtgagtACATGGTAGGAGACTGAGCTCCTGTACGTTTGGGAAATACATGATACCTGTTTTggtaattttaattaaaacaccTTCACTACACTTTATTTATTGTGACAGTGGGGTAAGAGAGCACCTTCTAGAAGTTGGTTCTCCATCCACCTTGTGAATTCAGATTTACTGTTTGTCAGCTTTAGGCTCAGAttcatttacccactgagccctttTCTCCAGCCCTATTTCTGTTTCCAAGGCGTTTCCGAAAGGATCTAAGAACAGCTATGTAGTTTCTATGGCTTTTGAATAGATCATGAAAgcagtaaaatatatttttttaagggGAGTGATTGGCGTATATCTGCGGGAACTTTGGGAATATAGTCATTGTTATAGGCTtataaaacatttacattttgtcacaatattttatttcagaTATGTAATTGTTGGCTTAAACTGGCTTCAAGCAGTAATAAAAAGGTGGTGGTCAGAACTCTCATCTAAATCAGAAATTATAAGTGATGGGTAAGTATAACTTTAAAGATAATTTGTGCTGGACTTTCTATGGAAAAGTATCTTAATTAAACAAAGTAATGAGTTTATTCTGTGATCAtcattgtataattttatttccttcatttttagaGAAATATTAAATAGGTACTTTATGTTTTTGAAAAACCATGCAGAGTCTTATAACTCCTTTTATCTCTGCTGCCAGAACCttaccttttattttatgttttgttttgtgacactCTCACTGTGTGTCTTCAGCCCCAACATCCTCGGTGCTGATGTGAGACAGCATACCTATCTGGACCCTTCCCTCAGGAGGGGTAACAGCACAGCAGTGGCGTAACCTCTCCAAGCACTGTACCAGGAAGGTAGAAGAAAGCCCTTGGTGTAGTAAGGAATGGAAGTATTCTGACAGGTCTCTGAACATGGTTATAATCGGCATGATTTGACTATTGCCTAAACTTGAAAATGTGTGAGGAGTCTCCCAAATGAACTGAActcaagccaggcatggtggaacacgcctataatcccagcactgggaaggccaAGTCAGGAAGAatacaagtttgaggctagcataGGCTGCAGAGCAAgactctgtatttttttttttaaaggaacaaagaaacaaaaagccagatggtgttgAAAACAATACAGTCTCTCCCCTAATTCCCTCTTAAATTCCATAACCTTTGTAGACTCAACAAAATTTTCCACTTCATACCCAAGAAAGTTGTCCACTTGGTACAAATGCCTGCTTGCTGTCTCATCTACTTTGACAACCAAATATCTATGAATTTCTGTCTGGAATGGCATATACCATTTTAAGAAGTTGCTTGATTTTAGTATATGGTTTTCTACtgatacaaataaattaaaaccaAGTCTTTATCTTACTGTtggctttcttgtttttctttctttcttcttttttccttcagaaaTATTAAGATTTTAAAGCAACAGTTGAATGGATTATGGGAACAGGAAAACCATCTTACTTTGGTTCCAGGATATACTGGTAATATAGCTAAGGTAATCTATATTTGTAATTTAAGAGTGATACATGAATTTAATATTGATCTATATTGATACGCTTATCTCTTACAGGAAAAAGGCACATTGCTAGTTGggattttaatatttaaacttTTAGAGGTCATTGATAGTTGATGATTGCAGAAAGAATTGGTGGTAAGAAGTATTTCCACCTTACTGCTGGGCGTTTGCTGTCTGAGTAGTTATTTGCTGGGAAATAAAGACATTGTATGGTTTAAGGAAATGTTAACGTCACTGGCTCATGAGGTTTTCTTGGACATCTATGTAAAAAGAAACACATGAGATTGAGCATTAACTACATCACTATGTGATTGTACACACATTTCCCTGACCTCTACCCCatcccatttccccctccctaCCTGacctctttgtctttgtttttgctgAGACAGTTTTACTCTggagccctgactggcctggaatttgctatgtaggctaggctgacctcaaagtcacagaaatctgcctgcctttgcctcccaagttctgggattaaagcctTATAAACAGTTctgtttttctgaagttgttttgtGCTTACAGTTTTAAAGTATATATAACACATTACTGTGAAGACTTTAGTAGAGCTCAAAGCATTGTTtgcctaacatttttttttttttttaatgttactgAGACAGGTCTGTATAGTTAGGGCTATCCGTACGTTACTGTGAAGCCCATACTGGTGCTAAGATCACCATTCTCTTGCCTCAACTCCCAAGTGCCGAGATCAGAGGAGTGTGCTGCCTGACTGGTTAACTTAAATTGTCTTTTAACTATTCCTCATACAATCGCAAATGcatttgtaaatttacaatgGCTCAATGTCCCTTGagaacattcttttagtatcaaAACTTGATGTTAAAGAAATCGGGGGAAAGACAAAtgtgttcttaacaaaataaaacagaagaagcaTTCATATTACTTTATAATCCTCATTTCTGCAACCGGTTATGTGGCCTTAGCTGGTATTTATAACTCCCTTCCTCTACTACACATTCTGTATCTCCTCCACTCTCTGTAAGC
This Rattus norvegicus strain BN/NHsdMcwi chromosome 3, GRCr8, whole genome shotgun sequence DNA region includes the following protein-coding sequences:
- the Katnbl1 gene encoding KATNB1-like protein 1 isoform X1, whose protein sequence is MAFDTHHVKKRNFSNSIDLPRKRISNFTSKNMKEVKISPKQLAAYISRTVGQAVKSPDKLRKVLYHRKLVRHSFPNPCYKTKQSPRSGGCDMANKENELACAGHLPENLHHDSRTFVINTSDSGSSQTENPSSKYSGFFSEVSQDHETMAQVLFSRNLRLNVALTFWRKRSVSELVAYLVRIEDLGVVVDCLPVLTNSLQEEKQCISLGCCVDLFPLVKSLLQSRFEEYVIVGLNWLQAVIKRWWSELSSKSEIISDGNIKILKQQLNGLWEQENHLTLVPGYTGNIAKVIYICNLRVIHEFNIDLY